In Danaus plexippus chromosome 28, MEX_DaPlex, whole genome shotgun sequence, a genomic segment contains:
- the LOC133319783 gene encoding uncharacterized protein LOC133319783, translating into MFFVEKLLSQDANYKSIELLNFVQLLLKESRSKQARLHSLTSNYGWLQSRPADVDVDLEKYRTMLLKLSSASCAAIAVQMDRLTEECQSVDDILMMFENFINEQTNMEIIENNIKKEKKRKIYPELVSDSRRSSLSFITN; encoded by the exons atgtttttcgtCGAGAAGTTACTGTCGCAAGATGCTAACTATAAATCTATAGAgttattgaatttt GTGCAGCTCTTGCTCAAGGAGTCGAGAAGTAAGCAGGCGCGGCTTCATTCATTGACCTCAAACTACGGCTGGCTTCAGTCAAGACCTGCAGATGTGGATGTGGACCTGGAAAAATACAGAACAATGCTTCTAAAG TTATCTTCTGCGTCATGTGCTGCTATAGCAGTTCAGATGGATCGCCTGACAGAAGAATGCCAGTCCGTTGACGACATACTGATGATGTTCGAGAATTTTATCAACGAACAGACAAATATGGAGATAATTGAAAACAacataaagaaagaaaaaaagaggAAAATATATCCTGAGTTAGTTTCGGATAGTCGAAGATCGTCTCTCTCTTTCATTACAAACTAA
- the LOC116776102 gene encoding glucose-6-phosphatase catalytic subunit 1 — protein sequence MEQVYALGVSCIEFVQYWFEDWSWYFELVNHLSNPHNMLEILFPLISIFDSVFASQLLLVMAVGGWVNSITKWILLEDRPFWWVRETTFYTSPPQLYQTDQTCETGPGSPSGHSCAAAEVLILIIMWGQHIFNDRKWSPWWKHAVYPFFAISIISVMLARLYIATHFPHQCLLGAMIGVFLAPALCIYVSDPFIWRYGSSTPVQNTVVKHVIVSVVMGSIGLGMYWAMKFFGIDPHYTVQLAFRWCNSPSSIAVSTTPLYSLVHTTAAMLSWSLCVTPAVDRYRHNTTNRSLLISIFATGLSIFGFKQLELNITRANAFFFYMSHFILNTVKPAIFLVLIPSLSMWPYSSKEKIN from the exons ATGGAACAGGTCTACGCGCTCGGAGTATCTTGCATCGAGTTTGTGCAATACTG GTTCGAGGACTGGTCGTGGTACTTTGAGCTTGTGAACCATCTCTCCAATCCTCATAACATGCTGGAAATACTATTTCCGTTGATATCTATCTTTGATTCCGTGTTTGCGTCACAATTACTGCTAGTTATGGCTGTTGGCGGTTGGGTGAATTCCATTACCAAGTG GATTCTTCTAGAAGATCGGCCGTTCTGGTGGGTGAGAGAGACAACATTCTATACCTCTCCCCCTCAGCTGTATCAGACGGATCAGACCTGTGAGACAGGTCCGGGGAGTCCTTCCGGACATTCCTGTGCAGCTGCCGAGGTCCTCATACTAATCATTATGTGGGGACAGCACATATTCAATGACAG GAAATGGTCACCGTGGTGGAAACATGCTGTATATCCATTCTTCGCTATATCTATAATATCAGTGATGCTGGCTCGTCTCTATATAGCTACACATTTTCCACACCAATGTCTGTTGGGTGCTATGATCG GTGTATTTCTAGCTCCAGCGCTATGTATCTATGTATCTGATCCGTTCATCTGGAGATACGGCTCATCCACACCTGTCCAGAACACGGTTGTTAAGCATGTGATCGTTTCAGTTGTGATGGGATCTATCGGTTTAGGGATGTACTGGGCGATGAAATTTTTTGGGATAGACCCGCATTACACTGTACAATTG GCTTTCCGTTGGTGTAATTCTCCATCATCGATAGCAGTGTCCACCACACCCTTGTATTCCTTAGTTCACACAACAGCAGCTATGCTCAGCTGGTCGCTCTGTGTCACCCCCGCTGTGGACAG ATACCGTCACAACACTACGAACAGGTCGCTGCTGATATCGATATTCGCGACCGGTTTATCGATTTTCGGCTTCAAACAACTGGAGTTGAACATCACTAGGGCCAACGCGTTCTTCTTCTACATGTCACATTTCATATTGAACACAGTCAAGCCGGCCATTTTCTTAGTGTTGATACCGTCTCTATCAATGTGGCCTTACTCTAGCaaagagaaaattaattag
- the LOC116776244 gene encoding cuticle protein 1, with protein MYAKLFIVCAVAVVALAREYPAGLHPAVCPNYPYCDATAFQRFTPEGQPIPEWVYNPSILPQAPVDPNANLAARYPANFNAAACPNYPYCH; from the exons ATGTACGCTAAACTG TTCATCGTTTGCGCCGTCGCCGTGGTAGCGCTTGCCCGCGAGTACCCGGCCGGTCTCCACCCAGCTGTCTGCCCCAACTACCCATACTGCGACGCCACCGCCTTCCAGAGATTCACCCCTGAAGGACAACCCATCCCCGAATGGGTTTACAACCCATCCATCCTTCCACAAGCACCAGTAGA CCCCAACGCCAACCTCGCTGCCAGGTACCCAGCCAACTTCAACGCTGCCGCCTGCCCCAACTACCCCTACTGCCACTGA